In one window of Nakamurella sp. PAMC28650 DNA:
- a CDS encoding O-methyltransferase — translation MTGSIAAARRNPATTSVPGSPRPVTPSSILAHRLEQLLQRVGEADGVEPSLMSELREICELAQGLDPYLDRWTTPESAALRLLTRRTQEQDWNRRPQGEGPGPLEQEMLSGHVEGQVLKMLVHATRAEHVLEIGMFTGYSALAMAEALPDGGRLVACEIDADVAAFAQRCFQESAVGHRITVQVGPALTTLHELAAAGQVFDLIFIDADKGGYAAYLDAILDSGLLAPHGLVCVDNTLMQGQPWVPGSSTPNGAAIAEFNQRVAADARVEQVIIPLRDGLTLIRRVDATGLSDR, via the coding sequence ATGACCGGGTCAATCGCAGCGGCTCGCAGGAACCCGGCCACCACGTCGGTGCCGGGCTCGCCGAGACCGGTGACACCGAGCAGCATCCTGGCGCACCGACTCGAGCAACTCCTCCAGCGGGTGGGCGAGGCGGACGGCGTCGAGCCGTCCCTGATGTCGGAACTCCGCGAGATCTGCGAGCTCGCACAAGGTCTGGATCCCTACCTGGACCGCTGGACGACACCGGAGTCCGCTGCGCTGAGGTTGCTCACCCGGCGGACCCAGGAGCAGGACTGGAATCGTCGTCCCCAGGGCGAGGGGCCCGGACCTCTGGAGCAGGAGATGCTCTCCGGCCACGTCGAGGGCCAGGTCCTGAAGATGCTGGTGCACGCCACCCGCGCCGAGCACGTGCTGGAGATCGGGATGTTCACCGGGTATTCGGCACTCGCGATGGCCGAAGCGCTCCCGGACGGCGGTCGGCTGGTCGCCTGCGAGATCGATGCCGACGTCGCCGCCTTCGCGCAGCGCTGCTTCCAGGAGTCCGCCGTGGGGCACCGGATCACGGTCCAAGTGGGCCCCGCCCTGACCACCCTGCACGAACTGGCCGCCGCCGGCCAGGTCTTCGATCTCATCTTCATCGACGCCGACAAGGGCGGCTACGCCGCCTATCTCGACGCCATCCTGGACTCCGGACTGCTGGCACCACACGGACTGGTGTGCGTCGACAACACCCTGATGCAGGGGCAGCCGTGGGTGCCTGGTTCCTCGACGCCGAACGGGGCCGCGATCGCCGAGTTCAACCAGCGGGTGGCCGCTGACGCCCGGGTCGAACAGGTGATCATCCCGCTACGCGACGGTCTGACCCTGATTCGTCGGGTCGACGCGACCGGGCTTTCAGACCGATGA